From the Pongo pygmaeus isolate AG05252 chromosome X, NHGRI_mPonPyg2-v2.0_pri, whole genome shotgun sequence genome, one window contains:
- the SSR4 gene encoding translocon-associated protein subunit delta gives MLTGGPRPAGPLAQGGATSVLRETSQCRPSPSVHDWLPLPVTRRSSSFAPRVHGSSFSFPLGREEAMAAMAAMASLGALALLLLSSLSRCSAEACLEPQITPSYYTTSDAVISTETVFIVEISLTCKNRVQNMALYADVGGKQFPVTRGQDVGRYQVSWSLDHKSAHAGTYEVRFFDEESYSLLRKAQRNNEDISIIPPLFTVSVDHRGTWNGPWVSTEVLAAAIGLVIYYLAFSAKSHIQA, from the exons ATGTTGACGGGGGGACCGCGACCAGCTGGGCCCCTGGCTCAGGGAGGGGCCACGTCAGTGCTGCGGGAGACGTCACAATGCCGGCCCAGCCCTTCGGTGCACGATTGGCTGCCGCTGCCAGTTACGCGTCGCTCTTCCTCGTTTGCCCCTCGTGTTCATGGGAGCTcgttttcttttcctctaggcAGAGAAGAGGCGATGGCGGCGATGGCGGCGATGGCATCCCTCGGCGCCCTGGCGCTGCTCCTGCTGTCCAGCCTCTCCCGCTGCTCAG CCGAGGCCTGCCTGGAGCCCCAGATCACCCCTTCCTACTACACCACTTCTGACGCTGTCATTTCCACCGAGACCGTCTTCATTGTGGAGATCTCCCTGACATGCAAGAACAGGGTCCAG AACATGGCTCTCTATGCCGACGTCGGTGGAAAACAATTCCCTGTCACTCGAGGCCAGGACGTGGGGCGTTATCAG GTGTCCTGGAGCCTGGACCACAAGAGTGCCCACGCAGGCACCTATGAGGTCAGATTCTTCGACGAGGAGTCCTACAGCCTCCTCAGGAAG GCTCAGAGGAATAACGAGGACATTTCCATCATCCCGCCTCTGTTCACAGTCAGCGTGGACCATCGG GGCACTTGGAACGGGCCCTGGGTGTCCACTGAGGTGCTGGCTGCGGCAATTGGCCTTGTGATCTACTACTTGGCCTTCAGCGCGAAGAGCCACATCCAGGCCTGA
- the IDH3G gene encoding isocitrate dehydrogenase [NAD] subunit gamma, mitochondrial isoform X2: MALKVVTVAGSAAKAVLRPALLCRPWEVLGAHEVPSRSISSPPSAKYGGRHTVTMIPGDGIGPELMLHVKSVFRHACVPVDFEEVHVSSNADEEDIRNAIMAIRRNRVALKGNIETNHNLPPSHKSRNNILRTSLDLYANVIHCKSLPGVVTRHKDIDILIVRENTEGEYSSLEHESVAGVVESLKIITKAKSLRIAEYAFKLAQESGRKKVTAVHKANIMKLGDGLFLQCCREVAAHYPQITFENMIVDNTTMQLVSRPQQFDVMVMPNLYGNIVNNVCAGLVGGPGLVAGANYGHVYAVFETATRNTGKSIANKNIANPTATLLASCMMLDHLKLHSYATSIRKAVLASMDNENMHTPDIGGQGTTSEAIQDIIRHIRVINGRAVEA, from the exons ATGGCGCTGAAGGTAGTGACCGTCGCCGGCAGCGCCGCGAAGGCGGTGCTCAGGCCAGCCCTTCTCTGCCGTCCCTGGGAG GTTCTAGGCGCCCACGAGGTCCCCTCGAGGAGCATCTCTTCA cctCCGTCGGCTAAGTATGGCGGGCGGCACACGGTGACCATGATCCCAGGGGATGGCATCGGGCCGGAGCTCATGCTGCATGTCAAGTCCGTCTTCAG GCACGCATGTGTACCAGTGGACTTTGAAGAGGTGCACGTGAGTTCCAATGCTGATGAAGAGGACATTCGCAATGCCATCATGGCCATCCGCCGGAACCGCGTGGCCCTGAAGG GCAACATCGAAACCAACCATAACCTGCCACCATCGCACAAATCTCGAAACAACATCCTTCG CACCAGCCTGGACCTCTATGCCAACGTCATCCACTGTAAGAGCCTGCCAGGCGTGGTGACCCGGCACAAGGACATAGACATCCTCATTGTCCGGGAGAACACGGAGGGCGAGTACAGCAGCCTGGAGCATGAG AGTGTGGCGGGAGTGGTGGAGAGCCTGAAGATCATCACCAAGGCCAAGTCCCTGCGCATTGCCGAGTATGCCTTCAAGCTGGCGCAGGAGAGTGGGCGCAAGAAAGTGACGGCTGTGCACAAGGCCAACATCAT GAAACTGGGCGACGGGCTTTTCCTCCAGTGCTGCAGGGAGGTGGCAGCCCACTACCCTCAGATCACCTTCGAGAACATGATTGTGGACAACACCACCATGCAG CTGGTGTCCCGGCCCCAGCAGTTCGATGTCATGGTGATGCCCAATCTCTATGGCAACATTGTCAACAATGTCTGCGCAGGACTGGTCGGGGGCCCAGGCCTTGTGGCTGGGGCCAACTATGGCCATGTGTATGCGGTGTTTGAAACG GCTACGAGGAACACCGGCAAGAGTATCGCCAATAAGAACATCGCCAACCCCACGGCCACCCTGCTGGCCAGCTGCATGATGCTGGACCACCTCAA GCTGCACTCCTATGCCACCTCCATCCGTAAGGCTGTCCTGGCATCCATGGACAATGAGAAT ATGCACACTCCGGACATCGGGGGCCAGGGCACAACATCTGAAGCCATCCAGGACATCATCCGCCACATCCGTGTCATCAACGGCCGGGCCGTGGAGGCCTAG
- the IDH3G gene encoding isocitrate dehydrogenase [NAD] subunit gamma, mitochondrial isoform X1, with protein sequence MALKVVTVAGSAAKAVLRPALLCRPWEVLGAHEVPSRSISSQQTIPPSAKYGGRHTVTMIPGDGIGPELMLHVKSVFRHACVPVDFEEVHVSSNADEEDIRNAIMAIRRNRVALKGNIETNHNLPPSHKSRNNILRTSLDLYANVIHCKSLPGVVTRHKDIDILIVRENTEGEYSSLEHESVAGVVESLKIITKAKSLRIAEYAFKLAQESGRKKVTAVHKANIMKLGDGLFLQCCREVAAHYPQITFENMIVDNTTMQLVSRPQQFDVMVMPNLYGNIVNNVCAGLVGGPGLVAGANYGHVYAVFETATRNTGKSIANKNIANPTATLLASCMMLDHLKLHSYATSIRKAVLASMDNENMHTPDIGGQGTTSEAIQDIIRHIRVINGRAVEA encoded by the exons ATGGCGCTGAAGGTAGTGACCGTCGCCGGCAGCGCCGCGAAGGCGGTGCTCAGGCCAGCCCTTCTCTGCCGTCCCTGGGAG GTTCTAGGCGCCCACGAGGTCCCCTCGAGGAGCATCTCTTCA CAACAAACAATT cctCCGTCGGCTAAGTATGGCGGGCGGCACACGGTGACCATGATCCCAGGGGATGGCATCGGGCCGGAGCTCATGCTGCATGTCAAGTCCGTCTTCAG GCACGCATGTGTACCAGTGGACTTTGAAGAGGTGCACGTGAGTTCCAATGCTGATGAAGAGGACATTCGCAATGCCATCATGGCCATCCGCCGGAACCGCGTGGCCCTGAAGG GCAACATCGAAACCAACCATAACCTGCCACCATCGCACAAATCTCGAAACAACATCCTTCG CACCAGCCTGGACCTCTATGCCAACGTCATCCACTGTAAGAGCCTGCCAGGCGTGGTGACCCGGCACAAGGACATAGACATCCTCATTGTCCGGGAGAACACGGAGGGCGAGTACAGCAGCCTGGAGCATGAG AGTGTGGCGGGAGTGGTGGAGAGCCTGAAGATCATCACCAAGGCCAAGTCCCTGCGCATTGCCGAGTATGCCTTCAAGCTGGCGCAGGAGAGTGGGCGCAAGAAAGTGACGGCTGTGCACAAGGCCAACATCAT GAAACTGGGCGACGGGCTTTTCCTCCAGTGCTGCAGGGAGGTGGCAGCCCACTACCCTCAGATCACCTTCGAGAACATGATTGTGGACAACACCACCATGCAG CTGGTGTCCCGGCCCCAGCAGTTCGATGTCATGGTGATGCCCAATCTCTATGGCAACATTGTCAACAATGTCTGCGCAGGACTGGTCGGGGGCCCAGGCCTTGTGGCTGGGGCCAACTATGGCCATGTGTATGCGGTGTTTGAAACG GCTACGAGGAACACCGGCAAGAGTATCGCCAATAAGAACATCGCCAACCCCACGGCCACCCTGCTGGCCAGCTGCATGATGCTGGACCACCTCAA GCTGCACTCCTATGCCACCTCCATCCGTAAGGCTGTCCTGGCATCCATGGACAATGAGAAT ATGCACACTCCGGACATCGGGGGCCAGGGCACAACATCTGAAGCCATCCAGGACATCATCCGCCACATCCGTGTCATCAACGGCCGGGCCGTGGAGGCCTAG